The sequence below is a genomic window from Actinokineospora baliensis.
CAACAAGGTGTCCAACACCTGTTCGGGGGTAGCGGGGTCCATGCCCCTGGTGAAGCCGTGCAGGTCGATGAAGTACTGACCGTCCGGGTAGTCGTCGATCAGCCCGTGGGCCAAGTGGATCGCCAGGGCCGTCTTCCCGACGCCGCCCATGCCCGCGATCACCGAGATGGCCACCGCGGTGGTGCGCCCGGATTTCGCCTGATCAAGCAGATCGCGCATTTCCACCGAGCGCCCGGCAAAGTCACTGGCGTCGCGGGGGAGGTAAGAGCGGGCCCGTTGCGCGGCGTCCACCTCGACCGAGAGCACCGGGGCCGGAATATCCGACGAAGCGTCATCGGCGAGAATCGCCGCATGTGTCTCGCGCAATAGGGGGCCCGGGTCCAATCCGAGTTCGTCGGCCAACGAGCGTCGTGCGTCTTCGTAGACCGCCAACGCCTCAATCTGTCGCCCGGAACGGTGCAACGCGAGCATTAGTGCCGAACGCAGCGCTTCGCGCAGCGGGTACTCACCAACCCATTGTCGCAGTTCACCGACGATTGTGGCCGACTCGCCCAACCGCAGCCTCCAACCGGCGAGTTCTTCTACGGCGACGAGCCGCTGCTCATGCAGTTGAGCCGCGACATTGCCGATCACATCACCGCCCAACCCCGGGAGCACATCGCCGCGCCACAGCACCACAGCACCGCCGAGCAAATCAATGGCGGCGGCCAATCGACCCACCTTGGCGGCTTCCCTGGCTTCGGCCAACGCGGTCTGGAACCGGAACGCGTCCACGTCCGACTCATCGATCTCTATGCGGTAGCCCACGTCGTTCCACGTGATCGCCGTCGGCCCCAGTGCGCGGCGGAGGGCCCCCACGGCATTGTGCAGTTGCTGCCGAGCCGAACGCGGCGGCCTGTCCCACAACAGGTCGACCAACCTGTCGACGGGAACCACCTGCCTGGGACTGAGCAGTAGTATCGCGAGTAAGCGTTGCTGCCGGATCCCACCCACGTGGACAGGAACTCCGTCGCGGTCCACTTCCAATGAACCGAGTATGCGAAAGAACATGCTGTACCCCCCAGGGTCACGATACCGACGACAGTTCTCGATCGAGCCGTTGAGAGCACGGCCGGACCACTGCCGGTATTAGCCACTGGATCGTAGCAATGGGCGACCGAGCCCACCGAACGGGTAACGGCATTCGCCGAGGTAGGCGTATCGCACCTACAGCCAAGTTGCCGATTCGCACCAACAAACGGACATGCATCTAGCAGAGATGAACACCGAGGTCAAGACCCGATCGTGTAGTGATCAACTCGACAGCGCGCGGTAAACTTAATGCGAACCACACGCGAGGGAGTCATCGGCACTACGAAACGCCAGAAAGCGGAGCCGTAGCACGTTCGTTTGCGCCATTGACACCGAAAAGGTGGTCAGCGCGGGTAGAGCTTGAGGACCTTGCCTTCGAGGTTGGCCAGGAGGTAGGCGCCGCTGTATTCGTCGGCTAGGTAGAGCTTGAAGGCGGGCACGTGGTCGATGAGGCCGGTGTCGATGATGATGTAGCGCATGGTGGGTTTGGGCACGCCGAGGTCTTTGGCGGCTCGGTCCCAGAGGGCGGGCAGGGCGTCCCAGTTGACCTTGTTCAGGTCCACCACCGCGCGGTCGGCGTCCACTGTGTCCGCTCCCCTGCGGCTGGCTTTGCCGTTGCGGTACTCGAAGTCGTCGAAGCCGTTCTTCACGGCTGTGGTGGGGGCGGTGGCCATGGCGTACGTGGCATAGATGGTCATGTCGGAGACCTTGGTGCCGCCCATGACTTCGCTCATCGCGGTGACCACCGAGCGCGCGCCCGCCGGGGTGAGCAGGTCCTCGACCGCTGGTGCCGTCGTGGTCTTGGGGGGCGCTGCGGTGGCCTTGGTCGTGGCCTTGATCGGCGGGGTGGCGGTCTGCTGGCCACTGGTCGCGGGGACGTCGGTGCCCGGGCTGTCGGCGGCGGTGTTGCCGGGGTCTTCGCTGGAGGTCAGGTAGCTGGTGAGCAGGACGGCGAGGGTGACGACCAGCGCGACCGCGACCAGGGACACCGCGATGGCCCCCGTGCGCTTGCGCGTCGGCGGCACCTGGTTCGGCCTGGACGAGGGGTCGCCCTGCCAGTACGGGGGGTACTGCTGCTTCCACGGCCCGGTGGACACGGCGGGGCCGGTCGGGCTGGGGAGCGCGGCGAAGGCGGGACCGGCGGGGGTCGGCGGGGCGGCGAACGCCGGGCCCGCGGGCGTGGGTGGGCCGAAGGGCAGTTGGCCGCCGTGTTCGGCGGCGGCGAGCATCCGGTCGAGGACCTCGGGCGTCGGGCGGTTGCCGGGGTCCGACACGAGGACCGCGCTCAGCGCGGCGCCGAGCGGACCCGCGCGCCGCGGCGGGGGCACCGGCTCGGTCATGACCGCGGCGAGGGTGGCCATCGTGGTGGCGCGGCGCAGCGGGTGGTAGCCCTCGACGGCGACGTAGAGCAGCATCGCCAGCGACCACAGGTCCGAGGCGGTCTTGGTCTCGTCGCCGAGCAGCCGCTCCGGGGCGATGTACTCGGGGGAGCCGATCACCTCGCCGGTCGCGGTGAGCTGGCCGGAGTCGTGCAGGGCGGCGATGCCGAAGTCGGTGAGCACGGCGCTGCCGTCCTGGCGCAGCAGCACGTTGCCCGGTTTGACGTCGCGGTGCAGGATGCCCGCGCCGTGGGCGGCGCGCAGCGCCCGCAGCACGTCGCGGCCGATCCGGGCCGCCTCGGCCGGGGCGAGGGTGCCCTGCCGCAGCCTCGAGTCCAGCGACACGCCCTGGACCAGCTCCATGACGATCCACGGGTACGGCGTGTTGTCCTCGATGATCTGGTAGATCGACACGACGTTCGGGTGCTGCAGCCGCGCCAGCGCGCGGGACTCGCGCAGCACCCGCTCCCGCTGCTGGGCCGCCAGCGCCGGGTTGTGCTCGAAGAGCGCGGCGTCGGCCGGGCGCACCTCCTTGATGGCGACCTCGCGCTGCAGGCCCACGTCGCGGGCCCGCCACACCGTCCCCATGCCGCCGCTACCCAGCGGCTCCAGCAGTTCGAACCGGCCGCCCACCACACGCCCGGTTTGCTCTCCCTCAGACACCGCGCAACGCTAGCAACCGCGCCCGCACCCGCAGCAGGCCGACCTGCGGTCATTCGCACTGGCGAACGAGCTGAATCGATTGCGTGGCCGCGGAACAGGCCGGGGGCACCGGCCTGTTCCGCCGCGGTTGACTTAGGACTCGCCGCTGATCTTGGCCGAGCCGATGGAGGCCGCGGTGATGGCCCTGGCCGCGGTCTGGGTGGACGAGCTCGAGGTGAGGGTGGTCAGGGACGCCTTGTTGAGGGCGTGGACGACGAACTCGTAGGTGTTCACCGTCGAGGGCGAACACGGCCCCTGGTAGCCGTAGAGGCTGGCGCTGCCCCGGTAGTAGATCTGCCGGGATCCCGACGGGACCGGGGGCTGGTAGGAGTGCTGGACGTTCTGCGGCAGGGACGTCGCGCTCACCGGGATGTCGTAGATGACCCAGTGGATGAGGTTGGCGTTGTCGAGGTCGCGCATGACGATCGCGTAGCTCTTGGCCGCAGTGGGGGCACCGGACCAGGCCAGGGGCGGCGACTCGTTCTTCTTGGCGGGGTCGTTGCCGCCGCCGCTGGTGCACTCGTGGACCTTGGGGATGAGCCCGCCGTTGGTGAAGGCGGAACTGGACAGGGCGAACGCCGCGGGTGCGGCCGCGGCGGGTGACAGCCCCACGGCCCAGATGGCGAGCGCGGCGCACAGCACGATACGTGTGGTTCTCACTAGAGCTCCCGAGGAGACTTGTGGTTCATCGGTACACGTGCCGGGGCCTCCAGCGTAAGCCCCTCGGCCACACCCCACACCACACGGGAAATGCGCATCGCGGTCGAACTTCTCGATCCCAGAACAAAACGCGAGTGCCCGCCGGGGGTGAACCCGGCGGGCACTCGGGGAGAGCGGACTAGAACTGGGCCGTGGGCGGGAAAGTCGAGGCGGCTGCGGCGATCGCGGCCGCGACGACGGTGTAGTAGGTGTCGTTGGGTTGGCCCCCGGTGAGGTATCCGGAGCTGATCAGGTTGGGGTTGCCGGAATCGGCGACCGTGCCTGCGATGTCGATGACCTCGTCGGCGCCCTGGTCGGTGAAGTTGTTCAGCAGATCGGTGTTGACCTGCTGGCGGATGACCTCGCGCGGGTCGTTCGCGGCCAGGCCCAGTGCCGGGATGGTGGCCACGATGACGTGGTTGAGGCTGCCGTCGGTGCGCCGGACGTTGCGCAGCGCCTCGGCGTTGGCCTGGTGCATCACCTGGCGGAACCCGGCCAGGATGTCGTTCTTGCTCCGCCCCGCCAGCACGTCGTTGGCGCCCAGGGCGACGACGACGGTGCGCAGGTTGGGCTCACCGTAGACGTGCCGGTTGAGGCTCGTGGCCGCCTCGGTGAGCGACTGCGACGAGATGCCCGCGCGGGGACCGGTCACGGCGTTGCCCAGGTACAGGATGCCGACGTCGGTCGCGGTCGCGGCGCCCTGGAACAGCGACACCTCGCTGATGGACCCGTTGAAGTACCCGGACACCGCGCCACCGGCGGACTTCCCGGCGCCGATCACGAACGGCCCGGCACCGTCGACGACCACCCTGGGCCCGAACGCGACCTGGGCGCCGTTGACGTAGAGCCTCATCTCCCTGGTGGCGGCGTCGTAGGTGCCGACGAGGTGGGTCCAGGTGTTGAGCGCCGGGGCCGGTCCGACGACGAGCGCGGAAGCCCCGCCCGCCGGGTTGGTCAGCGCCCATGCGTTGTGCGGCTTGGAGTACAGCAGCTGCAGCGACCCGGTCGTGCTGTCGCCGCGGCTGAAGATCGTGGCCGACACCGCGGTCGACTCCAGCTTGGCCCACGCCGAGATGGTGTAGCTCTCGGTGGTCTTGATCGGGGTGCCGGAGATCGTGGCGTGACCGGTGCTGCCGTCGAAGTCCACCGCGCCACCGCGTTCGGTGGTGCGGGCGCTGGTCCCGACCAGCGTCCCGGTGAAGGAGCCGCTCGGGTCGTTGAGCGCGGTGCCGCTCGGCTCGTTCATCTGCCAGGTCGCCGTGGCGGCCAGACCGGCCCGGGAGGCGTTGACGATGCTGCCGGGCAACGGCATCCCGGCCGTGTCCAGCGCCCCGGGCAGCCGGTCCACCCAGGTCTTGTTGTGACCCGCGCTGATGTCGGTGCCCGCCGCGGCGGACTGCTGG
It includes:
- a CDS encoding YbhB/YbcL family Raf kinase inhibitor-like protein, translating into MRTTRIVLCAALAIWAVGLSPAAAAPAAFALSSSAFTNGGLIPKVHECTSGGGNDPAKKNESPPLAWSGAPTAAKSYAIVMRDLDNANLIHWVIYDIPVSATSLPQNVQHSYQPPVPSGSRQIYYRGSASLYGYQGPCSPSTVNTYEFVVHALNKASLTTLTSSSSTQTAARAITAASIGSAKISGES
- a CDS encoding serine/threonine-protein kinase, whose amino-acid sequence is MSEGEQTGRVVGGRFELLEPLGSGGMGTVWRARDVGLQREVAIKEVRPADAALFEHNPALAAQQRERVLRESRALARLQHPNVVSIYQIIEDNTPYPWIVMELVQGVSLDSRLRQGTLAPAEAARIGRDVLRALRAAHGAGILHRDVKPGNVLLRQDGSAVLTDFGIAALHDSGQLTATGEVIGSPEYIAPERLLGDETKTASDLWSLAMLLYVAVEGYHPLRRATTMATLAAVMTEPVPPPRRAGPLGAALSAVLVSDPGNRPTPEVLDRMLAAAEHGGQLPFGPPTPAGPAFAAPPTPAGPAFAALPSPTGPAVSTGPWKQQYPPYWQGDPSSRPNQVPPTRKRTGAIAVSLVAVALVVTLAVLLTSYLTSSEDPGNTAADSPGTDVPATSGQQTATPPIKATTKATAAPPKTTTAPAVEDLLTPAGARSVVTAMSEVMGGTKVSDMTIYATYAMATAPTTAVKNGFDDFEYRNGKASRRGADTVDADRAVVDLNKVNWDALPALWDRAAKDLGVPKPTMRYIIIDTGLIDHVPAFKLYLADEYSGAYLLANLEGKVLKLYPR